In the Sulfitobacter pacificus genome, one interval contains:
- a CDS encoding 3-oxoacid CoA-transferase subunit B, giving the protein MAWDRNQMAARAAQELEDGMYVNLGIGIPTLVANYVGDKDITLQSENGMLGMGPFPFEGEEDADLINAGKQTITELNRTAYFDSATSFGMIRGGKIAAAILGAMEVAENGDLANWMIPGKLVKGMGGAMDLVAGVGRVIVVMDHANKHGESKVLKECTLPLTGKGVVDRIITDLGVLDVVEGGLRIVECAEGVTEDELRAATQATIV; this is encoded by the coding sequence ATGGCTTGGGACAGAAACCAGATGGCTGCGCGCGCGGCACAGGAACTTGAAGACGGCATGTATGTGAACCTTGGCATCGGTATTCCGACGCTGGTGGCGAACTATGTCGGCGACAAGGACATCACCTTGCAATCGGAAAACGGCATGTTGGGCATGGGCCCCTTCCCGTTTGAAGGCGAAGAAGACGCCGATCTGATCAACGCGGGCAAGCAGACGATCACCGAATTGAACCGCACGGCCTATTTCGATTCTGCCACCTCTTTCGGGATGATCCGCGGCGGCAAGATTGCAGCGGCGATTCTGGGGGCGATGGAAGTGGCCGAAAACGGCGATCTGGCAAACTGGATGATTCCGGGCAAGCTGGTCAAAGGGATGGGCGGTGCCATGGACCTGGTCGCCGGTGTTGGCCGTGTGATTGTTGTGATGGACCACGCCAATAAGCACGGTGAAAGCAAGGTTCTGAAAGAATGCACCCTGCCACTGACCGGCAAAGGTGTTGTTGACCGGATCATCACCGACCTTGGTGTGCTGGACGTGGTTGAAGGTGGCTTGCGTATCGTGGAATGCGCCGAGGGTGTCACCGAAGACGAATTGCGCGCCGCCACACAGGCCACAATCGTTTAA
- a CDS encoding CoA transferase subunit A has protein sequence MKKVYGSAAEALDGVLADGMLIASGGFGLCGIPELLLQAIKENGAKNLTFASNNAGVDDFGIGILLHTKQVKKMISSYVGENAEFMRQYLSGELELEFNPQGTLAERMRAGGCGIPGFYTKTGVGTVIAEGKEVKSFNGEDYILEEGIVADLSIVKAWKADETGNLIFRKTARNFNPPAAMCGKVCVAEVEEIVPKGSLDPDMIHLPGIYVHRIIQGDHEKRIEQRTTRKREEA, from the coding sequence ATGAAGAAAGTCTATGGCTCGGCTGCCGAAGCGCTGGATGGCGTCCTTGCGGACGGGATGCTGATTGCATCGGGGGGATTTGGTCTTTGTGGCATCCCCGAGTTGTTGTTGCAGGCCATCAAGGAAAACGGGGCCAAGAACCTGACGTTTGCTTCGAACAATGCGGGCGTCGATGATTTTGGCATCGGGATTTTGCTGCACACCAAGCAGGTCAAAAAGATGATCAGCTCTTATGTAGGTGAAAACGCGGAGTTCATGCGCCAGTATCTCTCCGGCGAGCTGGAGCTTGAGTTTAACCCGCAGGGCACATTGGCCGAACGCATGCGCGCCGGTGGCTGTGGCATTCCGGGGTTCTACACCAAGACCGGTGTGGGCACGGTGATTGCCGAGGGCAAAGAGGTCAAAAGCTTCAATGGCGAGGATTATATCCTTGAAGAGGGGATCGTCGCGGACCTGTCCATCGTCAAAGCCTGGAAGGCGGATGAGACCGGCAATCTGATATTCCGCAAGACCGCCCGCAACTTCAACCCACCGGCTGCCATGTGCGGCAAGGTCTGCGTGGCCGAGGTCGAAGAGATCGTTCCCAAAGGCTCCCTTGATCCTGATATGATCCACCTGCCCGGCATCTATGTACACCGGATCATTCAGGGTGATCACGAAAAACGCATTGAACAACGTACAACCCGCAAGCGCGAGGAGGCTTAA
- a CDS encoding L,D-transpeptidase, whose amino-acid sequence MTKPTLTRRGLIASGTAALFAPSVLRAEANPQEEASAQEGVRRNATSFVSQDWRDHFDTLGKAAIVADTSSRALHYWNSDASDYRVYPTSVPATEELTKRGYTKITRKKVGPDWTPTASMMERFPHYKYMPPGPDNPLGTHAMYLGWPAYIIHGTQDTRKIGRRSSDGCIGLYNNQIEELFAICPIGTQVRII is encoded by the coding sequence ATGACAAAACCAACCCTCACAAGACGCGGATTGATTGCCAGTGGGACAGCGGCCCTTTTCGCCCCCTCGGTTCTGCGGGCCGAAGCCAACCCCCAGGAAGAAGCCAGCGCTCAAGAAGGGGTGCGCCGCAACGCCACCAGCTTCGTGTCGCAAGACTGGCGTGACCACTTCGACACTCTGGGCAAAGCGGCGATCGTTGCGGATACCAGTTCGCGCGCCCTGCATTACTGGAACAGCGACGCCAGCGACTACCGGGTTTACCCCACATCAGTGCCGGCGACTGAAGAGCTGACCAAACGTGGTTACACCAAAATAACCCGCAAGAAGGTCGGACCGGACTGGACCCCGACCGCATCGATGATGGAGCGGTTTCCTCACTACAAATACATGCCACCCGGCCCTGACAACCCGCTTGGCACCCATGCGATGTATCTGGGCTGGCCTGCCTACATTATCCACGGCACACAGGACACGCGCAAGATCGGTCGGCGGTCGTCAGATGGCTGTATCGGGCTGTACAACAACCAGATTGAAGAGCTTTTTGCGATTTGTCCCATCGGAACGCAGGTCCGCATCATCTAA
- the topA gene encoding type I DNA topoisomerase, protein MPVVVVESPAKAKTINKYLGDNYTVLASYGHVRDLPPKDGSVDTDNEFDMKWEVASTSKKHVKAIADALAGDNELILATDPDREGEAISWHLQEALTKRKSIKKDTPVSRVVFNQITKKAVTEAMENPRQVDMPLVEAYLARRALDYLVGFNLSPVLWRKLPGAKSAGRVQSVTLRIIVEREMEIEVFRAREYWTVKAILSTPRGQEFEARLTTLAGKKLDKFDLSDSTQAEMAVQAISSRDLSVTSVEAKPTTRNPSAPFMTSTLQQEASRKFGMGAKATMSTAQRLYEAGHITYMRTDGIDMAPEAVEMARDAIKDRYGADYVPSSPRIYKNKAKNAQEAHECVRPTDMAKDAASLNLETDQAKLYDLIWKRTLACQMESARMERTTVEIGSKDEQVGLRATGQVVLFDGFLRVYEEGRDDVVVDDDDKRLPQISEGDKTAKSSITPEQHFTQPPPRYTEATLVKRMEELGIGRPSTYASIVTTIQDRGYVRREGQRLIPEDKGRLVTAFLENYFRKYIGYDFTADLEDQLDKVSANDANYKDVLTRFWRDFSAAIAETADLRITEVLEKINEVLEPHLFPPLEDGGDPRLCPNCGNGRLSMRTARSGGAFIGCSAYPECRYTRPFGPPNPEAEASAIPPEGKLLGTDAGDEIRVFKGRFGPYVQRGEVTEENKKPPRQSVPKEWPPEELELERALMLLSLPREIGPHPEDGIMVWSNIGRYGPYLKHAPSTSDRGGTNANLGDLDEVFTVGMNRAVQLLAEKVASRGGRGAAAKPLRELGEHPAAGGAVNVMKGKYGPYVKWEKINATIPDTIDPEELTMDQAVHLIDERAEKAGKKKPAAKKKAAPKKKAAPKKAAAKKTTAKKPAAKKPAAKKKAPASKEGET, encoded by the coding sequence ATGCCCGTAGTTGTTGTCGAATCCCCGGCCAAGGCCAAAACGATCAACAAATATCTAGGCGATAATTATACTGTCCTTGCCTCTTACGGGCATGTGCGCGACCTGCCTCCGAAAGACGGATCCGTCGATACCGACAACGAATTCGACATGAAATGGGAAGTCGCCAGCACAAGCAAAAAACATGTCAAAGCCATCGCCGACGCGCTGGCCGGTGACAATGAATTGATTCTCGCAACCGACCCCGACCGTGAGGGCGAGGCGATCAGCTGGCATTTGCAAGAGGCGCTGACCAAACGCAAATCCATCAAGAAAGACACGCCGGTCAGCCGCGTGGTGTTCAACCAGATCACCAAAAAGGCCGTAACCGAGGCGATGGAAAATCCACGTCAGGTCGATATGCCGCTGGTCGAGGCCTACCTCGCACGCCGTGCGCTGGACTATCTGGTAGGGTTCAACCTCTCGCCGGTGTTGTGGCGCAAGCTGCCCGGTGCAAAATCCGCAGGGCGCGTGCAATCAGTGACCCTGCGCATCATTGTTGAGCGTGAAATGGAGATCGAGGTTTTCCGCGCCCGCGAATATTGGACGGTCAAGGCGATCCTCTCGACCCCACGCGGTCAGGAGTTCGAAGCACGACTGACCACGTTGGCCGGCAAAAAGCTGGATAAATTTGATCTGTCCGACAGCACACAGGCCGAAATGGCGGTGCAGGCGATCAGCAGCCGCGATCTGAGCGTCACAAGCGTTGAGGCCAAACCAACCACGCGCAACCCCTCTGCCCCGTTCATGACCTCGACCCTGCAACAGGAAGCCAGCCGCAAATTCGGCATGGGAGCCAAGGCCACAATGTCGACCGCGCAACGGCTGTATGAAGCCGGGCACATTACCTATATGCGAACCGACGGCATCGACATGGCACCGGAAGCGGTCGAAATGGCGCGTGATGCAATCAAGGACCGCTATGGCGCGGATTACGTGCCAAGCAGCCCGCGTATCTATAAGAACAAAGCCAAGAACGCACAGGAAGCCCACGAATGTGTGCGCCCGACCGACATGGCCAAGGATGCCGCCTCGCTGAACCTCGAAACAGATCAGGCGAAACTTTACGATCTGATCTGGAAACGCACGCTTGCCTGTCAGATGGAATCTGCGCGGATGGAGCGGACAACTGTTGAGATCGGCAGCAAGGATGAACAGGTTGGCCTGCGCGCCACCGGTCAGGTTGTCCTGTTTGACGGTTTCCTGCGGGTATATGAAGAAGGTCGCGATGATGTGGTTGTGGATGATGACGACAAACGTCTGCCGCAAATCTCCGAAGGGGATAAGACCGCAAAGAGCAGCATCACACCGGAACAGCATTTCACCCAGCCACCGCCACGCTATACCGAGGCAACGCTGGTGAAACGCATGGAAGAGCTGGGCATTGGCCGCCCCTCGACCTATGCCAGCATTGTTACAACCATTCAGGACCGCGGCTATGTACGCCGCGAGGGGCAGCGGCTGATCCCTGAGGATAAGGGGCGGCTGGTGACGGCCTTCCTTGAGAATTATTTCCGCAAATACATTGGCTATGATTTCACCGCCGACCTTGAGGACCAGCTGGATAAAGTATCGGCCAACGACGCCAACTATAAGGACGTGCTGACCCGGTTCTGGCGCGATTTTTCTGCGGCAATTGCGGAAACCGCTGATCTGCGGATCACCGAAGTGCTTGAGAAGATTAACGAGGTGTTGGAACCGCATCTGTTCCCGCCACTGGAAGACGGCGGCGATCCGCGGCTGTGCCCGAATTGCGGCAATGGTCGCTTGTCCATGCGCACGGCGCGGTCCGGCGGGGCTTTTATCGGCTGCTCTGCCTATCCTGAATGTCGCTATACCCGCCCCTTCGGCCCGCCAAACCCCGAGGCCGAAGCTTCTGCCATCCCACCCGAGGGTAAATTGCTGGGCACCGACGCGGGCGACGAAATCCGCGTATTCAAGGGGCGTTTTGGTCCCTATGTCCAACGCGGCGAAGTGACCGAAGAAAACAAGAAGCCCCCGCGCCAGTCGGTGCCAAAAGAATGGCCGCCCGAAGAGCTGGAGCTGGAGCGGGCGCTGATGCTTTTGTCCCTGCCCCGTGAAATCGGACCACACCCTGAAGACGGGATCATGGTCTGGTCCAATATCGGGCGCTATGGTCCCTACCTCAAACACGCGCCCAGCACCTCGGACCGCGGAGGCACCAATGCCAACCTCGGCGATCTTGACGAGGTGTTTACCGTTGGCATGAACCGCGCCGTGCAATTGCTGGCCGAAAAGGTTGCCAGCCGGGGCGGTCGCGGTGCCGCTGCGAAACCGCTGCGCGAACTGGGGGAACATCCGGCAGCAGGGGGGGCGGTCAATGTGATGAAGGGCAAATACGGACCCTATGTGAAATGGGAGAAGATCAACGCCACGATTCCCGACACCATTGATCCTGAGGAGCTGACCATGGATCAGGCGGTGCATCTGATTGATGAACGCGCCGAGAAGGCGGGTAAAAAGAAACCCGCAGCAAAAAAGAAGGCCGCCCCGAAAAAGAAAGCGGCCCCCAAGAAGGCAGCCGCAAAGAAAACCACCGCGAAAAAGCCAGCGGCAAAGAAACCCGCAGCGAAGAAAAAGGCACCCGCCTCAAAAGAGGGTGAGACATAG
- the dprA gene encoding DNA-processing protein DprA, with protein MTDKEHFPSSTHPPLPPTPEDEQFARLRLLRSRRVGIATYKRLLIEHGTAQNALAALPEVARAAGVSDYKICPEGVVQAELRNGRAAGARLICFGDQHYPRTLAEIDDAPPFLWAIGDTNLLARPMISLVGARNASSLGTRMAKSLARDLGAAGYVVVSGLARGIDAAAHHAALPTGTVAVQAGGVDVIYPVENTELAFAIAKAGLRLSEHPIGMRPMARHFPSRNRIISGLSRATIVVEAAAKSGSLITARDALDQGRDVLAVPGHPFDARAAGCNMLLRDGATLIRSAADVLEILGAATAPELPLAPPAPAPRKRSLRESAALHAQILARLGPSPVAEDQLIRDLRAPAAEVAPVLVDLELDGQISRQAGGLLSKVS; from the coding sequence ATGACTGACAAGGAGCACTTTCCTTCTTCCACTCACCCCCCACTCCCACCCACCCCGGAAGACGAACAGTTTGCCCGTCTCCGTCTGTTGCGCTCGCGCCGGGTCGGCATAGCGACGTATAAACGACTGCTGATTGAACACGGCACTGCGCAAAACGCGCTGGCCGCGCTGCCAGAGGTGGCGCGCGCCGCGGGCGTTTCGGATTATAAAATATGTCCAGAGGGTGTGGTGCAGGCCGAACTGCGCAATGGTCGCGCCGCCGGCGCGCGGTTGATCTGTTTCGGGGATCAACATTACCCCCGAACACTGGCGGAGATTGACGATGCCCCGCCGTTTCTTTGGGCCATTGGTGACACAAACCTGCTGGCCCGCCCTATGATATCCCTTGTCGGGGCGCGCAATGCCTCCTCGCTGGGAACGCGGATGGCCAAATCACTGGCCCGCGATCTGGGGGCTGCGGGATATGTTGTGGTATCCGGTCTGGCGCGGGGCATTGACGCGGCGGCGCACCATGCCGCCCTCCCCACCGGCACGGTTGCAGTTCAGGCTGGCGGCGTCGATGTCATTTATCCTGTTGAAAACACCGAACTGGCTTTTGCAATCGCAAAAGCAGGCCTGCGCCTGTCCGAACACCCGATAGGGATGCGGCCGATGGCACGGCATTTCCCCAGCCGAAACAGGATCATCTCTGGTCTGTCACGTGCCACCATCGTGGTAGAGGCGGCAGCAAAATCCGGCAGCCTGATCACCGCACGCGATGCGCTGGATCAGGGACGTGATGTGCTGGCCGTGCCCGGCCATCCCTTCGACGCGCGGGCCGCTGGCTGCAACATGTTGCTGCGCGACGGGGCGACACTGATCCGTTCTGCTGCTGATGTGCTTGAAATTCTGGGCGCAGCCACTGCACCGGAATTGCCGCTGGCGCCGCCTGCACCGGCCCCTAGGAAACGCAGCCTGCGAGAAAGCGCAGCGTTGCATGCACAAATTCTGGCCCGCCTTGGCCCCTCGCCGGTCGCAGAGGATCAACTGATCCGTGATCTGCGCGCTCCCGCCGCAGAGGTCGCACCGGTTTTGGTGGATCTTGAACTTGACGGGCAGATCTCTCGCCAGGCCGGTGGCCTCCTCAGCAAGGTCAGTTAA
- the tldD gene encoding metalloprotease TldD encodes MPHTPFSPFENDLDRDTALSVLRDATRGADDGELFFERRRSEALMFDDGRLKTASYDASEGFGLRAVRGEVAGYAHSTEISEQALRRAAQTARLAVGDGGGTWADAPEGTNKKLYTDADPIEGAAFPVKVETLREIDDFARSLDPRVVQVSASIAASLQEVEILRPEGTSVRDIRPMTRVNVSIIVEQDGRRESGSAGGGGRIGLDGLLTPADWQAKTREALRVAVVNLDAVPAPAGVMDVVLGPGWPGILLHEAIGHGLEGDFNRKGSSAFAGLMGQQIAAKGVTVLDDGTIPDRRGSISVDDEGTPSAKNVLIEDGKLVGYMQDRQNARLMGVASTGNGRRQSYAHIPMPRMTNTYMLGGDTAPGDIVADLKDGIYAVGFGGGQVDITNGKFVFSCTEAYRVENGIVGAPVKGATLIGDGATALKHIRAIGNDASLDPGMGNCGKQGQWVPVGVGQPTLMIGGLTVGGSAA; translated from the coding sequence ATGCCCCATACGCCCTTTTCGCCGTTTGAAAATGATCTGGACCGCGATACCGCCCTATCCGTGCTGCGTGACGCCACCCGTGGCGCAGATGACGGCGAGTTGTTTTTCGAACGCCGCCGTTCCGAAGCACTGATGTTTGATGACGGGCGGCTCAAGACCGCCAGCTATGATGCCTCTGAGGGGTTTGGCCTGCGGGCGGTGCGCGGCGAGGTGGCAGGATATGCCCATTCGACGGAGATTTCGGAACAGGCCCTGCGCCGCGCGGCACAGACGGCGCGGCTGGCTGTGGGGGATGGCGGCGGGACCTGGGCGGATGCGCCAGAGGGCACCAATAAAAAGCTATATACAGATGCAGACCCGATTGAAGGCGCGGCATTCCCTGTAAAAGTAGAAACCCTGCGCGAGATTGACGATTTTGCCCGCAGCCTTGACCCGAGGGTGGTGCAGGTCAGCGCCAGCATCGCCGCGAGCCTGCAGGAAGTGGAGATTCTGCGCCCTGAAGGTACATCGGTGCGCGACATCCGACCAATGACACGGGTGAACGTGTCGATCATTGTCGAACAGGACGGGCGGCGCGAAAGCGGCTCCGCCGGGGGCGGTGGGCGGATCGGGTTGGACGGCCTGCTGACACCGGCAGACTGGCAGGCCAAAACCCGCGAGGCGCTGCGGGTTGCGGTGGTCAACCTGGATGCGGTACCCGCCCCAGCAGGCGTGATGGACGTTGTACTTGGCCCCGGCTGGCCCGGTATTTTGCTGCACGAGGCGATCGGCCACGGGCTGGAAGGGGATTTCAACCGCAAGGGCAGTTCCGCCTTTGCCGGGCTGATGGGACAACAGATCGCGGCCAAAGGGGTGACCGTGCTGGATGACGGGACGATTCCCGACCGGCGCGGATCTATCTCTGTGGATGACGAGGGCACGCCCAGCGCCAAGAATGTATTGATTGAGGACGGCAAGCTGGTCGGTTACATGCAGGACCGCCAGAATGCGCGGCTGATGGGGGTCGCCAGCACCGGCAACGGGCGGCGGCAATCCTATGCGCATATTCCGATGCCGCGGATGACCAACACCTATATGTTGGGCGGTGATACCGCGCCCGGTGACATTGTGGCGGACCTTAAGGACGGGATTTACGCCGTCGGGTTCGGCGGCGGTCAGGTGGATATTACCAACGGTAAGTTCGTTTTCTCCTGCACTGAAGCCTATCGGGTAGAAAACGGCATTGTCGGCGCGCCTGTCAAAGGTGCGACCCTGATTGGTGATGGTGCAACCGCGCTGAAACATATCCGCGCCATCGGCAATGACGCCTCTCTTGATCCGGGCATGGGCAACTGCGGTAAACAGGGTCAATGGGTACCGGTGGGTGTCGGCCAGCCAACGCTGATGATTGGCGGATTGACAGTCGGTGGATCAGCGGCCTGA
- the coxB gene encoding cytochrome c oxidase subunit II — protein sequence MKHLFSLSALMAGFSALPAMAQDALRIDGLEVIGAPEDGLTGFQPAVTRLAQDIHDLDYLILVIITVITLFVTGLMAWVIIRFNAKRNPTPASFTHHTPVEIAWTVGPILILVLIGAFSLPILFRQQEIPQADITIKAIGNQWYWSYEYVDDGFGFDSYMIGAPATLTSEEEAAGAVANLLNDAMIAKLEKAGYSRNEWLLATDTAVVVPVGKTIVMQVTGSDVIHAWTIPAFGVKQDAVPGRLAELWFNADKEGVYFGQCSELCGQAHAYMPITVKVVSEEAYADWISKAKEEYAGIAPTVQVASN from the coding sequence ATGAAACATCTTTTTTCTTTGAGTGCGCTCATGGCCGGCTTTTCGGCCCTACCAGCAATGGCGCAGGACGCATTGCGGATCGACGGGCTTGAGGTGATCGGCGCGCCGGAGGACGGTTTGACGGGCTTTCAGCCTGCCGTTACGCGCCTTGCTCAGGACATTCACGATCTGGATTATCTGATTCTCGTTATCATCACGGTCATCACCTTGTTTGTGACGGGTCTGATGGCATGGGTGATTATCCGGTTTAACGCGAAACGGAATCCGACACCTGCGTCCTTTACCCACCACACCCCTGTCGAAATCGCATGGACTGTGGGCCCGATTCTGATTCTGGTGCTGATTGGCGCGTTTTCCCTGCCGATTCTGTTCCGGCAGCAGGAAATTCCGCAGGCCGACATCACGATCAAGGCCATCGGCAACCAGTGGTATTGGTCATATGAATATGTCGATGACGGTTTCGGCTTTGACAGCTACATGATTGGTGCGCCTGCGACCCTGACATCCGAAGAAGAAGCGGCCGGTGCCGTTGCAAACCTTTTGAACGATGCGATGATCGCCAAGCTGGAAAAAGCCGGGTATTCGCGCAACGAATGGCTGCTGGCGACTGATACAGCGGTTGTTGTGCCCGTGGGCAAGACAATCGTGATGCAGGTTACAGGGTCTGATGTGATCCACGCTTGGACGATTCCAGCCTTCGGCGTGAAACAGGACGCGGTACCGGGCCGTCTGGCTGAACTGTGGTTCAACGCCGATAAAGAAGGTGTCTATTTTGGCCAGTGTTCAGAACTTTGCGGTCAGGCGCACGCCTATATGCCGATCACCGTCAAAGTGGTGTCTGAAGAGGCCTATGCCGACTGGATCAGCAAGGCCAAGGAAGAATACGCTGGTATCGCACCAACGGTTCAGGTTGCCTCTAACTAA
- the cyoE gene encoding heme o synthase → MTDISNTAANEHEAQLGDYFALLKPRVMQLVVFTAVVGMLAAPVSVHPVIGFASILFVAIGAGASGALNMWWDADIDAVMKRTVNRPIPAGKVQPGEALALGVALSGMAVMMLALSANLLAAGMLLFTILYYAVFYTMWLKRVTPQNIVIGGAAGAFPPVIGWIIATGSFSVEAWLMFALIFMWTPPHFWALALFMRSDYDDANVPMLTVTHGRPATRRHILGYTVLLAILAIGTGFTAIGGYIYLSFAIVLNVLFLIGAYRIWKRDEVMAEEDNYAVERKFFRLSLFYLFLHFGAILIEATLRPYGLGGW, encoded by the coding sequence ATGACCGATATCTCCAACACAGCTGCCAATGAGCACGAGGCGCAATTGGGCGATTATTTTGCCCTGCTCAAGCCACGTGTGATGCAGCTTGTGGTTTTCACCGCTGTTGTTGGCATGCTGGCTGCACCGGTTTCTGTACATCCTGTCATCGGATTTGCCTCCATCCTGTTTGTTGCCATCGGGGCAGGGGCATCCGGCGCGCTGAACATGTGGTGGGACGCGGATATCGATGCGGTGATGAAACGCACCGTCAATCGTCCGATTCCCGCTGGCAAGGTTCAGCCCGGTGAGGCACTGGCACTAGGCGTGGCGCTTTCGGGGATGGCTGTGATGATGCTGGCCCTCAGCGCCAATCTGTTGGCCGCGGGCATGTTGCTGTTCACGATCCTTTATTATGCGGTTTTCTACACCATGTGGCTCAAACGGGTGACACCGCAGAACATCGTTATCGGCGGTGCTGCGGGGGCGTTTCCCCCTGTCATCGGCTGGATAATTGCCACCGGCAGTTTCTCTGTCGAGGCATGGTTGATGTTCGCCCTGATCTTCATGTGGACACCGCCGCATTTCTGGGCGTTGGCGCTGTTCATGCGCTCTGACTATGACGATGCAAATGTGCCGATGCTGACCGTCACCCATGGCCGCCCGGCGACCCGGCGTCATATCCTTGGCTACACGGTGCTGTTGGCGATTCTTGCGATTGGCACGGGGTTCACCGCAATTGGCGGCTATATCTACCTCAGCTTTGCGATCGTGCTGAATGTCCTGTTCCTGATCGGGGCCTACCGCATCTGGAAGCGGGATGAGGTCATGGCCGAAGAAGACAATTATGCGGTTGAGCGTAAATTCTTCCGCTTGTCGCTGTTCTATCTCTTCCTGCACTTCGGTGCGATCCTGATCGAAGCGACCCTGCGCCCCTACGGATTGGGAGGTTGGTAA
- a CDS encoding cytochrome C oxidase assembly protein — MALRVEHDLHGRRKTRNVGVGLMLGAFVVLVMVLTFVKITQIDFATAPGTVGAASGTAPQEGN, encoded by the coding sequence ATGGCTTTGCGTGTTGAACATGATCTGCACGGCCGTCGTAAAACCCGCAACGTCGGTGTTGGCCTGATGCTGGGCGCATTTGTGGTTCTTGTCATGGTACTGACCTTTGTGAAGATCACCCAGATTGATTTTGCCACGGCACCCGGTACCGTTGGTGCCGCCAGTGGCACCGCACCTCAGGAGGGCAACTGA
- a CDS encoding cytochrome c oxidase assembly protein — protein MAMSGPAKTVVQTVSVVVFMGAMAWASVPFYDWFCRVTGFGGVPGQVEVASDDILDQTIKVRFDGTLNDNMGWEFKPVQREMELRIGEVGLAFYEAYNPSNRPIAGQASYNVTPYAAGAFFDKIDCFCFTEQVLAPGERVQMPVSFFVDPEIVQDNDGKYVHTITLSYTFYEIDLPEGYAALDADSQTELN, from the coding sequence ATGGCAATGTCCGGCCCAGCTAAAACAGTTGTACAAACCGTATCAGTGGTTGTTTTCATGGGCGCGATGGCTTGGGCCTCAGTTCCCTTTTACGACTGGTTCTGCCGCGTCACCGGCTTTGGCGGTGTGCCCGGACAGGTCGAGGTCGCCTCTGACGACATTCTGGATCAAACCATCAAAGTGCGGTTCGACGGCACGTTGAACGACAATATGGGGTGGGAGTTCAAACCGGTCCAGCGCGAGATGGAACTGCGCATTGGCGAGGTCGGTCTGGCCTTCTACGAGGCCTACAACCCGTCCAATCGCCCCATCGCGGGGCAGGCCAGCTATAACGTAACACCCTACGCCGCCGGTGCCTTTTTCGATAAAATCGACTGTTTCTGCTTTACCGAACAGGTGCTGGCCCCCGGTGAACGGGTGCAAATGCCGGTCAGCTTTTTCGTCGATCCCGAAATCGTTCAGGATAATGACGGCAAGTATGTACACACCATCACGCTTTCCTATACATTCTACGAAATTGATCTGCCCGAAGGCTATGCAGCCCTAGATGCAGACAGCCAAACAGAACTGAATTAA
- a CDS encoding cytochrome c oxidase subunit 3: MAHAKNHDYHILAPSTWPLLGAVAGFVMLFGAVLWMHDVTPFLFLGGFVATLYVMFGWWREMVAESHVGDHTPVVRIGLRYGFVLFIMSEVMFFVAWFWTFFKQAIYPMNEYVGSEYVPPVFDAVNAFHLPLINTLVLLLSGCAVTWAHHALVHENNRKDLISGLAISIVLGVFFTILQAYEYRELLLHHDWTFGGDAFFSAFFMATGFHGLHVLIGTIFLAVCLIRAMRGDFTPEQHVGFEAAAWYWHFVDVVWLFLFFAVYIWGVPA, encoded by the coding sequence ATGGCCCATGCTAAGAACCACGACTATCACATCCTCGCGCCTTCCACATGGCCCCTGTTGGGCGCAGTGGCCGGTTTTGTCATGCTCTTCGGGGCGGTCCTGTGGATGCACGATGTAACCCCCTTCCTGTTCCTGGGTGGTTTCGTCGCAACGCTTTACGTCATGTTCGGCTGGTGGCGCGAAATGGTTGCCGAAAGCCATGTGGGCGATCACACGCCAGTGGTGCGCATCGGCCTGCGTTACGGGTTTGTCCTGTTCATCATGTCCGAAGTCATGTTCTTTGTGGCGTGGTTCTGGACCTTCTTCAAACAGGCCATCTATCCGATGAACGAATATGTCGGATCCGAATATGTGCCACCGGTCTTCGACGCGGTAAACGCATTCCACCTGCCGCTGATCAACACATTGGTTCTGCTGCTGTCCGGCTGTGCCGTAACCTGGGCGCACCACGCTTTGGTTCACGAAAACAACCGTAAGGATCTGATCAGCGGTCTGGCCATTTCCATTGTGCTGGGCGTGTTCTTTACCATCCTGCAAGCTTATGAGTACCGTGAATTGCTGTTGCACCATGACTGGACCTTTGGTGGCGACGCATTCTTCTCTGCCTTCTTCATGGCCACAGGTTTCCACGGTCTGCATGTTCTGATCGGTACGATCTTTCTGGCGGTCTGTCTGATCCGTGCCATGCGCGGCGATTTTACCCCAGAGCAGCACGTCGGTTTTGAGGCCGCTGCATGGTACTGGCACTTTGTGGATGTGGTGTGGCTGTTCCTGTTCTTTGCCGTCTACATCTGGGGTGTCCCGGCCTAG